A window of Apium graveolens cultivar Ventura chromosome 8, ASM990537v1, whole genome shotgun sequence contains these coding sequences:
- the LOC141677170 gene encoding uncharacterized protein LOC141677170, with protein sequence MDKMFTTSSSSYATHSSYCCYSPHSSLLQHKRIGTAASSSISNNLRRPSEHNNKPNTNNPKPKKTNPKPSQNPLKLLVINNNNNKPSTTTSANLHPPPHNTITNHLWLTSKLNPPPPPPLLEENDNDCRNEVEPEFKQQGKIFVGNLPAWIKKNEFAEYFRQFGPIKNVILIKAYNHTHRNLGFGFVIYGGPNAATSAFKAVHFDGVDFHGRILTVKLDDGRKTKARALDRDRWVGGDDALDFSSKWHQHRHTSRLDFKRIIETQPDNWQAVVKAFQRIDKPSRKEFGLMVKYYARRGDIHRARESFESMRARGIEPNLYVYTNLIHAYAVSRDMDEALSCVRKMKDEGIEMSLVTYSILVGGFARVADTDAADKWFKEAKETQRHLNAIIYGNIIYAHCQRCNMDRAESLVREMEEEGIDVPIDIYHTMMGGYTIIGNEEKCLVVFERLKECGFTPSVISYGCLINLYTKIGKLSKAFEVSEKMRETGVKHNIKTYSMLINGFIKVKDWANVFAVFEDVLGDGLKPDVVLYNNIIRAFCGMGKMDRAIRTVEQMQKERHRPTSRTFLPIIHGYARAGEMRRAQEIFDIMRSNGCVPTVHTFNALVLGLVEKHQMDRAVEVVDEMILAGISPNEHTYTTIMHGYASAGDTGRAFEYFTKLKDEGLRLDVYTYEALLKACCKSGRMQSALAVTKEMAARKIPKNTFVYNILIDGWARRGDVWEASDLIQQMKEEGVQPDIHTYTSFINACCKAGDMLRATKTMHEMELVGVKPNLRTYTTLIHGWARASLPEKALKCFEEMKLAGLKPDKAVYHCLMTSLLSRATVAEEYMYTGIVTICNEMVQFGITVDMGTAVHWSKCLRKIESSGGEITETLQKTFPPDWNSQGNFDAISDIEENSEDVYGDGHDNTDLYYDSDIDANDYHHPGPLVKFNSRVQD encoded by the exons ATGGATAAAATGTTTACAACATCGTCGTCCTCTTACGCCACACATTCCTCCTACTGTTGTTACTCCCCCCACTCTTCCCTTCTACAACACAAACGCATCGGCACCGCTGCCTCCTCCTCAATTTCAAACAATCTCCGTCGTCCTAGTGAACACAACAATAAACCTAATACTAATAATCCCAAACCTAAGAAAACTAATCCTAAACCCTCTCAAAACCCACTCAAACTCCTCGTAattaacaacaacaacaataaacCAAGCACTACTACTAGTGCTAACTTACATCCCCCTCCACACAACACCATCACCAATCACCTCTGGTTAACCAGTAAACTCAATCCCCCTCCTCCTCCCCCGCTATTAGAAGAAAATGATAATGATTGTAGGAATGAGGTCGAACCAGAATTCAAGCAGCAAGGGAAGATTTTTGTTGGCAATTTGCCAGCCTGGATTAAGAAAAATGAGTTTGCTGAATATTTCAGGCAATTCGGGCCTATTAAAAACGTTATCTTGATTAAAGCCTATAATCATACTCACAGGAATTTAGGCTTTGGTTTTGTTATTTATGGAGGTCCAAATGCTGCTACTTCTGCTTTCAAGGCCGTCCACTTTGACGGTGTCGATTTTCATGGTAGGATTTTGACTGTTAAGCTTGATGATGGGAGGAAAACCAAGGCCAGAGCGCTAGACAGGGATAGGTGGGTAGGAGGGGATGATGCTCTCGACTTTAGCTCCAAATGGCATCAACATCGCCACACTTCCAGGCTGGATTTTAAAAGAATTATTGAAACTCAGCCTGACAATTGGCAGGCTGTTGTCAAAGCTTTTCAAAGGATTGACAAG CCTTCCAGAAAAGAGTTTGGATTGATGGTGAAATATTATGCAAGAAGAGGAGACATACATCGTGCACGTGAATCTTTTGAGAGCATGCGGGCTAGAGGAATAGAGCCAAATTTATATGTATATACCAA CCTAATACACGCTTATGCAGTAAGTAGAGACATGGACGAAGCACTATCTTGTGTTAGAAAAATGAAGGATGAAGGAATTGAAATGAGTTTGGTAACTTACAGCATTCTTGTAGGAGGATTTGCTAGAGTCGCCGACACCGA TGCTGCTGATAAATGGTTTAAGGAGGCCAAAGAGACTCAAAGACATTTGAATGCCATCATATACGGAAACATAATATATGCTCACTG CCAGAGATGCAATATGGATCGTGCCGAATCCTTGGTGAGGGAGATGGAAGAAGAGGGTATTGATGTTCCTATTGACATATACCACACTATGATGGGTGGTTATACAATAATTGGTAATGAAGAGAAATGTCTAGTTGTGTTTGAGAGACTGAAA GAATGTGGCTTCACACCTTCAGTAATCAGCTATGGATGCCTTATTAATCTTTATACAAAG ATAGGAAAACTTTCCAAAGCTTTTGAGGTCAGCGAAAAGATGAGAGAGACTGGTGTAAAGCATAACATTAAGACCTATTCCATGTTAATCAACGGATTTATAAAAGTAAAGGATTGGGCAAATGTATTTGCTGTTTTTGAAGATGTGCTCGGAGATGGTTTAAAGCCGGATGTTGTACTATACAATAATATCATTAGGGCATTCTGTGGCATGGGTAAAATGGATCGTGCCATTCGCACTGTTGAACAAATGCAGAAAGAGAGGCATAGGCCAACATCACGGACGTTTTTGCCAATCATACATGGATACGCAAGAGCTGGAGAGATGAGAAGAGCCCAGGAAATATTTGATATAATGAGAAGCAATGGATGTGTTCCAACTGTCCACACTTTTAATGCTCTTGTTCTTGGTTTAGTCGAGAAGCATCAG ATGGATAGAGCAGTAGAAGTAGTAGATGAGATGATTCTGGCAGGCATTAGTCCCAATGAGCATACATACACGACTATTATGCACGGTTATGCTTCAGCTGGCGACACTGGAAGAGCCTTTGAATACTTCACCAAGCTTAAAGATGAGGGTCTACGGCTTGATGTATACACGTATGAGGCCTTACTCAAGGCATGTTGCAAGTCAGGCAGGATGCAAAGTGCTTTAGCTGTAACAAAAGAAATGGCTGCTAGAAAGATCCCTAAAAATACCTTCGTCTACAACATACTAATAGATGG ATGGGCTAGAAGAGGTGATGTCTGGGAAGCGTCCGATCTGATTCAACAAATGAAAGAAGAAGGGGTTCAACCAGATATCCATACTTACACATCATTCATCAATGCTTGCTGCAAAGCAGGAGACATGCTG AGAGCAACAAAAACAATGCACGAAATGGAATTGGTCGGAGTGAAACCGAATCTTCGAACCTATACCACATTGATACATGGATGGGCACGTGCTTCCCTTCCGGAGAAAGCTCTAAAATGCTTTGAAGAGATGAAGCTGGCTGGGTTAAAACCTGACAAAGCTGTATACCACTGTTTGATGACTTCGTTGCTGTCGAGGGCGACTGTTGCTGAAGAATATATGTACACGGGTATTGTTACTATTTGTAATGAAATGGTACAGTTCGGAATCACTGTTGACATGGGGACTGCAGTTCACTGGTCCAAATGTTTACGCAAGATTGAAAGCTCCGGCGGAGAAATTACAGAAACCTTGCAAAAGACGTTCCCGCCTGATTGGAATTCACAGggtaattttgatgcaatttcTGATATTGAGGAGAACAGTGAAGATGTTTATGGTGATGGCCATGACAACACAGATCTATACTATGACAGTGATATAGATGCCAATGACTATCATCATcctggtcctctagttaagttcAACTCTAGAGTACAGGACTAA